GCCAAGAAATAAAGGAAAGCAAAACAGTAGCCTCGTAAGCCTAGGGACAGATCAAGAGAGCTCAAAGAAAGAGGCTAATAAAAAGTAGACTCACCAGGATCTATTCCATCGGTGTTTGGGGCTTCAAATATGGGAGCCAATATAGTGACATTCTTAATCGTCACATTTTTGCAGTCATATGGATGAAGTGTCCAAAAAGGAGAATCCCGCAAAGTAATATTAGAGATAACTATGTCACTTGACCACATGATCTGAACTAGTGGGCCCCTAGTGTGGTTAAGAAGCTTTTGGCGGTATTTCTTCCACCATGATTGACCCTGTCCATTTATGGTGCCATTATGTCCTGTTtgtcaggggaaaaaaaatcagaaaggcagattatatatgagtttttaaataaaaacaGCTAAAAATTCTTCAGGTTTAATATTGCTCAAATAGATTCAAATTGAGAATTTGTCGATCTAGTGACCAAGCCATGTTACTGATTTGTTAGCTTGAAGCACTTGAATGGGTGACTCGCATTGGTTGAACTTGTAGGCACATGATTGTGCTCTAACCTTTCTATCTGAGAAGATTTCCTCTACTTCTACGAGTCATTGATTCATTTCAATGAAGATACACAGATGAGAACTGTTAAGCAACTATCTATATAAGGAGGAATGCCAACCTGTTATAACAATATCTCTGAGGTTTTGACCATGGATCAAACTTCCATATCGAGGTCCAGGATGCTCTCTACCATAGCCGTAAGAAGGCAGTGGAGGCATCAATGGCCAGTACTTCTGATCCTGTACGTAGTCAAAAAGGAAGATGTAGAAGAAAGTTTGATTAAATTTAGCAGATCCATGAACAGTAGAGAAAAGTTGAACCAGTAGTAATGATCTTCTTGCAACACATGCTCTTTTGTATTCTAAAATAAAGGGCATCCTACAAGGAACAAAACCCCCCCTCCAAAAGCACCCAAAATACAGGCAAGTAAGTTGATACTTCCACCTGTCCTATATCCAGAATGAAGAACCGAGGATACACAGCCGAGATAGTACTAGCCACGATTATGGCACACATGGACAGCATCCATTAACCTATAAGTatctttgaaaaatgaatgagaatTAAGACAATCTGTAGAACCATCACAATTGTTCCCTGCTTTTAATGAACATAAAGGTCATAGAGAGATGTCGATCAATAACACAAGGAGTAGTTTGCATAGTAGTGCCAAGACTTTCAGCCATCACTTTCAAGTTGATCTCTACATCATCATACCATTCTACAAACTTTCTGGTAGGCTTAGTTCATAAAAGGCTTGATCCATACCGATCTCGAGATGGATACAAAGTCCTACAGCATTTACAATGATCCAACCATAAGtagtctttcttcttttggacAAACAAATTCCACCCAAAGGCAGTAGCACATATCACCTACACTCCGAAACCATGCTGCTCGTTTCACTATAGAACCTACAATCCTCCTTCTGATAATCCCATTCTTTTCTCAACAACATCCGCACGCTCTACTTCTGTTGGAATAGCCAAtccaaatcaaacaaaaaaggaaCTATCCCTGAACTAGTTTCGTGCTCGCTAGAATTAGTCAACCAAAGCTACTTGGGGCAACAGAGCATCAACCGCTTGCAAAATTCGCTAAATTACCAACCTCAATGCCAAGTATAACCGCCCCTTCAGCGAGAAACAGCGTCATATGGCTCGTCAGATTAAAAGGCGCCGTCAGCCACTGTCCAGGAGGCACATTGAGCTGGCCACCACCTCTCTTCCCCAGCTTCGAAATCGCCGAAACCGCCCTCTCGAACGCCTCGGTGTTCACCGCCACCCCATCGCCCACCCCTCCGAAGTCCGTCAGGTTGAAAGCCACCGGCCGGAGCCTCGGCACAGGCCGCCCAGCCTCCGACGACTGCCACCGGAATATCGAGAATCCTCCGGCGCCGACGGAGCTGCGCTGCCACAGGAACACGGAGGCGAAGGCGGCGATCCACACCACGGAGAGGAGCGTCTTGTGCGAGGAGACGAATGCCGGCATCCAGCGCCTGAAATCGAGCCTGTGGTGGTTGAATCTGGCGAGGCCTAGGGTTTCCACCATAGCTCGGCGAGCGGGAAATCGATTCCGCGCCGGGAAACTCAATTCAACTTCCAGAAGGCGAGCCCCgattcaaggagagagagagagagagagagaggagtaatCGAGCGAGCTCGAGCTCTAGCATGGGGAGATCGGCTGCGGGAAATGGCGATGGTGGAGATATGGTTGAAGTGTTCAGTGATCAATCAGAGTCGGGCGGATTTGTTGTTTGAtttttgaggaagaagatggagtgCATTTGAAGCGAAGACCCtctggggtttttttttttttcatttttttgtcaaaattttggATTGAACTTTAAAATACAGATTCGAGAGGATTTCCTAAATTTCAATATGACAAGATATTAACACGATTCGCCATGTTTTCTCGAGTATAACGGTTCAGATTTCGTACATTTTAAACTAGAGATACGAAGcaaaaattatcacaaaaaaatgcttTCGATTCGACATTTTTAAGCGCGAAAATTAAGTGAGACGAGAATTATAaattagtaataaaaaaatttcgcgAGATTGGTCATATAATGATTGAACTCTAATTTAAAGAACTACAACATGTGGATTTGCTGgcatttttttggggtcaaccCAGCATTTACTATGGGTAGCTTAGAACCATTGTAAGGAAAATAGGTAGATGCTTTGTGGTAATTAACAAATGTTCTTGAAAGTGACACGAGAAGATCATAACAGGAATCTTCTCATGTTGGTAGAAAAAACAATCCTACTCAGTGATAAGTATTTGCTTTTTTCTGCGATGGCTCGATCTATCAAATCTCGcgcaatttattttctaaaaggaGAGGACgataatccaattttttttttcttggaacgTGCACGGGAAGCAGATCGAGTTTCCTTTATTGGGTAGAAGTAAAACCGTTAGAAAATGGATTAAATCGAATTATTAGCACcgattttcctcttttattctcttttcctctctccatTTTTGGCGTAATCTCTTTTGGGACGATACCAAACTGAGGAATTCATCGTACCTGTCGTCGTTGTTGAATGTCACTCTCGCACCGACGAGAGGTAAGCGCGGGATGCGAGTTTGGTGAACGGGTGAGGGGTTACGATCAACCGGGGCTATCGAAGAAGCTGTGGATCGGCCATATTTACCTAAAACCAAAGACAGAGACTTGTACTTCCGCTGGAATTGGTGAACTctgtaggagagagagagggagagagatgttCGATGCTTTACCTTCAGATGTACCACTCTAACTACTTCATACTCACCAAATCTTATCTCGAGGCTTCAAGTACGATTGAACATCGGGGAGGGATCGGGCCCGGACCCGGCGGGTTTGGAAAAATGTCCGAGCGCTCTTGGATGATGGGCGGGCGGCGAGCCCGGCAGCTAGTTCTATTTTCGAAGGGTATGTCGGGGGTGCGGCATATGTCTGGCAGAAATAGCAACTGCATAGAGGGTTGTTTGAGCTGGAGCGAGTATCTTATCGGCTACAGATTGCAATCTTTCGAAAAGTTTCGGATCATCGGGTGGCGTAAATATTCGTTAATCAAATTCGCAATGCTGTCGATGTTGAAAAGAAACGTGACAAGTTTTTTCGCTTTCGCTTTCGCGGCGATCCCAAAAACAGCAGGTCGTCCATGTGTAAGAAATGGAGCGAATCAGACAACGA
This genomic interval from Rhodamnia argentea isolate NSW1041297 chromosome 4, ASM2092103v1, whole genome shotgun sequence contains the following:
- the LOC115740987 gene encoding probable polygalacturonase, whose amino-acid sequence is MVETLGLARFNHHRLDFRRWMPAFVSSHKTLLSVVWIAAFASVFLWQRSSVGAGGFSIFRWQSSEAGRPVPRLRPVAFNLTDFGGVGDGVAVNTEAFERAVSAISKLGKRGGGQLNVPPGQWLTAPFNLTSHMTLFLAEGAVILGIEDQKYWPLMPPLPSYGYGREHPGPRYGSLIHGQNLRDIVITGHNGTINGQGQSWWKKYRQKLLNHTRGPLVQIMWSSDIVISNITLRDSPFWTLHPYDCKNVTIKNVTILAPIFEAPNTDGIDPDSCEDMVIEDCYISVGDDAVAIKSGWDQYGIAYGRPSTNILIRNLVVRSMVSAGVSIGSEMSGGVSNVTVENLLVWDSRRAVRIKTAPGRGGYVRDITYRNITFENVRVGIVIKTDYNEHPDEGYDPKAFPTLQHISFIGVHGQGVRVPVRIHGSEEIPVRNVTFRDMSVGLTYKKKHIFQCAFVQGRVVGTIFPAPCENLDLYDEQEKLVKHSASQNITDIDYDI